A genomic segment from Chitinophaga niabensis encodes:
- a CDS encoding ATP-grasp domain-containing protein: MKKIGILFGQENTFPQAFVDRVNRHCEPGMHAEFVVIDKALQGQAGEYAVIIDRISHDVPFYRAWLKNAALDGTAVINNPFWWSADEKFFNNALALSLDIPVPKTALLPSFELPPETNARSFRNLRYPMDWEAIFNYTGFPAYMKPFAGGGWKDVYRVADKEAFFTLHAQTGQSVMLLQEEILFEEYYRCYCIGGKHVRIMPYEPRNPPADRYKAGFQPSEKLYQAMEHYVLALNRALGYDFNTVELAVRDGIPYAIDFCNPAPDADAVSVGEENFEWVVNTMAQYAIERARVQQFGKDNLTWGTYLKKSVQH, translated from the coding sequence ATGAAAAAGATTGGAATCTTGTTTGGGCAGGAGAATACTTTCCCCCAGGCTTTTGTGGACCGCGTGAACCGCCACTGTGAACCCGGCATGCATGCGGAGTTTGTGGTGATCGATAAAGCCCTGCAGGGCCAGGCAGGAGAATATGCCGTGATCATCGACCGCATCTCCCACGACGTTCCTTTTTACCGCGCATGGCTGAAAAATGCCGCACTGGATGGTACCGCCGTTATCAACAATCCCTTCTGGTGGAGCGCAGATGAAAAGTTCTTCAACAATGCACTGGCATTAAGCCTGGACATTCCCGTTCCGAAAACCGCACTGCTGCCCTCTTTTGAATTACCCCCTGAAACCAACGCCCGCTCTTTCCGCAACCTCCGCTACCCTATGGACTGGGAGGCTATCTTTAACTATACAGGTTTCCCCGCTTACATGAAACCTTTTGCCGGTGGCGGCTGGAAGGATGTATACCGGGTGGCCGATAAAGAAGCCTTCTTCACACTCCATGCACAAACCGGGCAATCTGTGATGTTATTACAGGAAGAAATATTGTTTGAAGAATATTACCGCTGTTACTGCATTGGTGGCAAACACGTAAGGATCATGCCCTATGAGCCCCGTAACCCACCGGCAGACCGTTACAAAGCAGGCTTCCAACCCTCCGAAAAACTGTACCAGGCCATGGAACACTATGTGCTGGCACTGAACCGCGCATTGGGCTATGATTTCAATACGGTGGAACTGGCAGTACGGGATGGCATCCCTTATGCCATAGACTTCTGCAATCCTGCCCCGGATGCAGATGCTGTGTCCGTTGGTGAAGAGAATTTTGAATGGGTAGTGAACACCATGGCACAATATGCCATAGAAAGGGCCAGGGTGCAGCAATTCGGGAAAGACAACCTCACCTGGGGAACTTATCTTAAAAAATCTGTTCAACATTGA
- a CDS encoding esterase family protein yields MKFVEPAMPPGHPRNILTIKPDPLTENYYKWHSEHIGRDFEMLVFGDSGYPLILFPTSMGRYYESKDRGLIDAVAWYINNGHVKIYCPDGIDTQSWYNKQISPAERALNHMCYDAVILNEVIPRAIAETGHQRIAMAGCSFGGYHAANFAFRHPELVSYLFSMSGLFDISSRIDGYYDDNVYYNNPMDFMPENKHPDLWRMGIVLGAAERDVTLSQNEQFSGILSNKQIQHWLDIRPNTLHDWPVWREMLPHYLSFLKP; encoded by the coding sequence ATGAAATTCGTAGAACCTGCAATGCCCCCGGGGCATCCAAGAAATATCCTTACTATAAAGCCCGATCCCTTGACTGAAAACTATTATAAATGGCACTCTGAACATATTGGCCGGGATTTCGAAATGCTGGTCTTCGGGGATAGCGGTTACCCGCTCATCCTCTTCCCCACTTCTATGGGCCGTTATTACGAAAGCAAAGACCGCGGCCTGATAGACGCCGTAGCCTGGTACATCAATAACGGGCATGTGAAGATCTATTGCCCGGATGGCATTGATACCCAGAGCTGGTACAATAAACAGATCAGCCCCGCGGAAAGAGCACTGAACCATATGTGTTATGATGCCGTTATACTGAATGAAGTGATCCCCCGTGCCATAGCAGAAACCGGCCACCAGCGCATAGCGATGGCAGGATGCAGTTTTGGAGGGTATCATGCCGCCAATTTTGCATTCAGGCATCCGGAGTTAGTGTCCTACCTGTTCTCCATGAGTGGTTTGTTCGATATCAGTTCCAGGATAGACGGGTATTACGATGATAATGTGTATTACAACAACCCCATGGACTTCATGCCGGAAAATAAACATCCTGATCTCTGGAGAATGGGTATTGTTCTGGGCGCTGCAGAAAGGGATGTGACCCTTTCCCAGAACGAACAGTTCTCCGGCATCCTGTCTAACAAACAGATACAGCACTGGCTGGACATCAGACCCAATACCCTGCACGACTGGCCGGTATGGAGAGAGATGCTGCCACATTATTTGTCGTTCTTAAAGCCATGA
- a CDS encoding DUF695 domain-containing protein, whose amino-acid sequence MNLAKLICALLLLAFCENTFAQADDHWESYIASYEKGLGITLLNMSLKEKAPVKDQGFVLITGVTFSDCKDGLPTPEMVETLQSIDDALARQVSFLGKTTFAGSWTHNCERLLYFYLQDSMDVRFSLQTFYKDNYPAFKHYINIRHDPEWEGYLKFLYPNEIILEQLNVSKVLLQLAEAGDKRDKERPVDYSFFFPDGKNRSTFIEQMKQEGFRVADQPKKVASKDRPGLVTISKPALPDASTISGMIIYLRKKAAGLGGEYKGWETVPVKN is encoded by the coding sequence ATGAATTTAGCTAAACTGATATGTGCGTTGTTACTTTTGGCCTTCTGTGAAAACACTTTTGCACAGGCGGATGATCATTGGGAATCATATATCGCATCCTACGAAAAAGGGCTGGGCATAACATTGCTGAATATGAGCCTGAAGGAAAAAGCACCGGTCAAAGACCAGGGATTTGTGCTGATCACCGGCGTTACTTTCTCTGACTGCAAAGATGGCCTCCCTACTCCTGAAATGGTGGAAACCCTGCAATCCATAGACGACGCACTGGCGCGCCAGGTAAGCTTCCTCGGAAAGACCACCTTTGCCGGCAGCTGGACGCACAATTGCGAAAGACTGCTTTATTTCTATCTCCAGGACTCCATGGATGTACGCTTTTCGCTGCAGACCTTTTACAAGGATAATTACCCGGCCTTCAAACACTACATCAATATCCGCCACGATCCTGAATGGGAAGGCTATCTGAAGTTCCTTTACCCAAATGAGATCATCCTGGAACAGCTCAATGTTTCCAAAGTACTGCTTCAGCTCGCAGAAGCAGGGGACAAACGGGATAAGGAGAGGCCGGTGGACTATAGCTTCTTTTTCCCTGATGGAAAAAACCGCAGCACATTTATTGAGCAGATGAAGCAGGAAGGGTTCCGGGTGGCAGACCAGCCTAAAAAAGTTGCCAGCAAAGACCGCCCCGGCCTGGTGACCATCTCTAAACCGGCCCTGCCCGATGCTTCCACTATCAGCGGCATGATCATTTACCTCCGTAAAAAGGCCGCCGGCCTGGGTGGTGAGTATAAAGGATGGGAAACCGTTCCCGTCAAAAACTAA
- a CDS encoding carboxylate-amine ligase — protein MNFSAFTLGIEEEYMVLDPQTRELRSHEQRIVEQAQKVIKDKVKAEMHQAVVEVGTQICADIHEAREDVLLLRKTIHQIAGELGFSIGAAGTHPFSLWEKQLITDHPRYFALVNEMQDAARSNLIFGLHVHVGMESRELAIHIANSARYFLPHIFALSTNSPFWEGRNTGFKSFRTKVFDKFPRTGIPDYFASIEEYDNYIKLLVKTNCIDNAKKVWWDLRVHPFFNTVEFRICDVPLTTEETITLAALFQAVCVKIYKLRMQNLNFIIYNRALVNENKWRASRYGIDGNLIDFGKEMEVNTRALIYELLDFVDDVLNDLGSRSEVVDGTQRILAMGTGADKQLKVYEEQNGLVPVVDFIQSQFLA, from the coding sequence ATGAATTTTTCAGCATTTACATTAGGCATAGAAGAGGAATACATGGTGCTGGACCCGCAAACCCGTGAACTCCGCTCCCATGAACAACGGATCGTAGAACAGGCACAAAAGGTGATCAAAGACAAAGTGAAAGCCGAAATGCACCAGGCTGTTGTGGAAGTAGGCACGCAGATCTGTGCGGATATCCACGAAGCGCGGGAGGATGTGCTCCTCTTACGTAAAACCATCCACCAGATAGCCGGTGAACTGGGATTCAGTATCGGCGCCGCAGGTACCCACCCTTTCTCCCTTTGGGAAAAACAACTGATCACAGATCATCCCCGCTATTTTGCACTGGTGAATGAAATGCAGGATGCCGCCCGCTCCAATCTCATTTTTGGCTTGCATGTGCACGTAGGGATGGAAAGCCGCGAACTGGCCATCCACATCGCCAACAGCGCCCGGTACTTTCTGCCGCATATCTTTGCCCTCAGCACCAATTCCCCCTTCTGGGAAGGGCGTAATACCGGCTTCAAATCTTTCCGCACCAAAGTGTTCGATAAATTCCCCCGCACAGGCATACCAGACTATTTTGCCAGCATAGAGGAATATGATAATTACATCAAACTACTCGTAAAGACCAATTGCATCGATAACGCCAAAAAGGTATGGTGGGACCTCCGGGTACATCCTTTCTTCAATACCGTAGAGTTCCGCATCTGCGACGTTCCGCTCACCACAGAAGAAACCATCACCCTGGCCGCGCTTTTCCAGGCGGTATGCGTGAAGATCTACAAACTGCGCATGCAGAACCTCAACTTCATTATCTATAACCGCGCCCTGGTAAATGAGAACAAATGGCGCGCATCCCGCTACGGCATAGATGGCAACCTGATAGATTTCGGGAAAGAAATGGAAGTGAACACCCGCGCCCTTATCTATGAACTGCTGGATTTTGTGGACGATGTATTGAACGACCTGGGTTCCCGTTCTGAAGTGGTAGATGGAACACAACGGATCCTGGCCATGGGTACGGGGGCGGACAAACAACTGAAGGTCTACGAAGAACAAAATGGGCTGGTTCCCGTAGTTGATTTCATACAATCCCAGTTTCTGGCGTAA
- a CDS encoding alpha/beta hydrolase, with product MLPRKESFGQYSLYLQREVTFDCYLPANTRETPHLLLLNDGQDLAEIGFPAMLEQLQDTIHPSLWVVAVHAGPQRLQEYGTAKHVDYQGRGCKAGLYTRFILKELLPFLQQRYHQSFPDKTFGGFSMGGLSALDIVWNNPAQFHKAGVFSGSLWWRSSNEDTNHRIMHRQVKEGRFHPDLRFFFEAGTEDEMSDRNINGKIDAVDDTEDLVAILEEKGYEKGKHIQYTLVEGGKHDLNTWAGVMPGFLEWVVNT from the coding sequence ATGCTTCCCAGGAAAGAATCTTTTGGCCAATACTCACTTTACCTGCAAAGGGAAGTGACCTTCGATTGCTATCTGCCCGCCAATACCCGCGAAACGCCTCACCTGTTATTGCTGAACGACGGGCAGGACCTGGCAGAGATAGGTTTTCCGGCCATGCTGGAACAATTACAGGATACCATTCACCCTTCTCTATGGGTAGTGGCCGTACATGCAGGGCCGCAAAGGCTGCAGGAGTACGGTACGGCAAAACATGTGGATTACCAGGGCCGTGGCTGCAAAGCCGGGCTGTATACCCGTTTTATCCTGAAGGAATTATTGCCTTTCCTGCAGCAGCGTTACCATCAGAGCTTTCCTGATAAAACTTTCGGAGGGTTCTCTATGGGCGGCTTATCCGCACTGGACATTGTGTGGAACAATCCCGCACAGTTCCACAAAGCCGGCGTATTCTCCGGTTCGTTGTGGTGGCGTTCTTCCAATGAGGATACCAATCACCGCATTATGCACCGCCAGGTAAAAGAAGGGCGTTTTCATCCGGACCTGCGTTTCTTTTTTGAGGCTGGAACAGAAGACGAAATGTCTGACAGGAATATTAACGGCAAGATAGATGCGGTGGATGATACGGAGGACCTGGTGGCGATACTGGAAGAGAAAGGGTATGAAAAAGGGAAACACATTCAATATACACTTGTGGAAGGTGGTAAACATGATCTGAATACCTGGGCCGGTGTGATGCCGGGGTTCCTGGAGTGGGTGGTGAATACCTGA